One genomic window of Haloferax mediterranei ATCC 33500 includes the following:
- a CDS encoding DUF5787 family protein — protein MPAPVSSPSEFAFELALCSHLEQTTDWLPARQLGAAVASPGSRIIDICAVVPGPAFTDRTRITDRDIPATAIESDVGVGRAVFWRDAFDCPPARARRATDRAVEVGFFESEHRRSREYVRRATRYPGDWFSRLVGIENKPDLGEPGDLLRQLRLDVSLALFDEVVLATESYVTGAHLNRIPDQVGVWRFDPETGEREVVRDAEPLTADATGVEPVEYHSLHTDVALVPPADKRTARLRLAERAYGKGWRGYDLPACTHAGVDADGRPVCEHFGRVVDPGSECGTECTAFEPADPPELDRAELREARTGWVADPTGITRRQSGLDRFW, from the coding sequence GTGCCCGCTCCGGTGTCGTCGCCTTCGGAGTTCGCCTTCGAACTGGCGCTGTGTTCGCATCTCGAACAGACGACGGACTGGCTCCCTGCCCGGCAACTCGGCGCTGCCGTCGCCTCGCCGGGGAGCCGGATTATCGACATCTGCGCCGTCGTTCCGGGCCCAGCGTTCACCGACCGAACTCGTATTACCGACCGTGATATCCCCGCGACAGCCATCGAGAGCGACGTCGGAGTCGGACGCGCCGTCTTCTGGCGCGACGCCTTCGATTGCCCCCCTGCCCGCGCCCGTCGCGCCACCGACCGCGCCGTCGAAGTCGGGTTCTTCGAGTCCGAGCATCGCCGTAGTCGGGAGTACGTCCGCCGCGCGACTCGCTATCCCGGCGATTGGTTCTCCCGCCTCGTCGGTATCGAGAACAAACCCGACCTCGGCGAACCGGGCGACCTCCTCCGGCAACTCCGACTCGACGTGAGCCTCGCACTTTTCGACGAGGTCGTTCTCGCCACTGAGAGTTACGTCACGGGCGCGCACCTGAACCGAATTCCCGACCAAGTCGGTGTCTGGCGATTCGACCCCGAAACCGGCGAGCGCGAAGTCGTCCGCGACGCCGAACCGCTCACCGCCGATGCGACCGGTGTCGAACCAGTCGAATACCACTCACTTCACACAGATGTCGCCCTCGTGCCGCCCGCCGACAAGCGAACCGCTCGGCTCCGACTCGCCGAGCGCGCCTACGGCAAAGGGTGGCGAGGATACGACTTACCGGCGTGCACTCACGCCGGCGTCGACGCCGACGGTCGCCCCGTCTGCGAACACTTCGGTCGCGTGGTCGACCCCGGTTCGGAGTGCGGAACCGAGTGTACCGCATTCGAACCGGCCGACCCGCCGGAACTCGACCGCGCGGAACTTCGCGAGGCTCGAACCGGCTGGGTTGCAGACCCAACCGGCATCACTCGGCGACAGTCGGGTTTGGACCGGTTTTGGTGA
- a CDS encoding ABC transporter substrate-binding protein — protein sequence MRENPGRASIAKVGPSRRRVLQGVAAGIGGIAGCIGESDHGQRDTGQSADDTVTFRVGSPWTPDALDPIINGWLWRRISVIEPLLTVDYDTSITAGLATSWELADDGETWRFDLREGVEFHDGTPLTADAVVFSLKRAFDSNALAALPIESVSALDEQTVSITTDGPFAPLPAHLTRGRTSIIASSSVNSDGDVTKPVGTGPFQFASWEPGMSITATANGDYHGPSPKIDRLVYEGVADSQTRRLKLQNDELDMARILPNHTVEQIQQTENLKAYTYEIPRSRYLVFDTTSEPFDDRRVRQAVMHAIDGQALVESILEGLGSAATGPFPPEMTSWANDDLEPYEYAPEKAGELLTEAGWRMVDGTRQRDGVPLDVDIWTYESRPLLSPLAQVLQAKLGEVGFDVSILTMEPATIRERANSEAFGMVLWSNSVLWYPDPDRLTDFVHSSEATMFSGYENPEVDALLEQGRRTPKYEERKQIYDDVQAILQRDVPIGWLTYYTNVVGTRADVTGYRPHPTEASYHLETVNK from the coding sequence ATGAGAGAGAATCCGGGTCGAGCAAGTATCGCAAAAGTCGGACCCAGTCGTCGACGAGTACTACAGGGGGTAGCCGCTGGAATCGGAGGAATTGCGGGGTGTATCGGAGAATCTGACCACGGACAGCGAGACACGGGTCAGTCGGCAGACGATACGGTGACGTTCCGCGTCGGTTCGCCGTGGACGCCTGACGCGCTCGACCCGATTATTAACGGCTGGTTGTGGCGTCGAATCAGCGTCATCGAGCCGCTTCTGACGGTCGATTACGACACGTCAATTACCGCTGGTCTGGCGACGTCGTGGGAACTGGCGGACGACGGAGAAACGTGGCGGTTCGACCTCAGGGAGGGCGTAGAATTTCACGACGGAACGCCGTTAACCGCGGATGCAGTCGTCTTTTCGTTGAAGCGGGCGTTCGACTCGAACGCGCTGGCGGCGCTGCCTATCGAGTCGGTATCGGCGCTGGATGAACAGACAGTGTCTATCACCACAGACGGCCCCTTTGCCCCGCTCCCGGCGCACTTGACTCGTGGGAGAACCAGTATCATCGCGTCGAGTTCCGTCAACTCGGACGGAGACGTTACCAAGCCAGTCGGAACCGGTCCGTTCCAGTTTGCGTCTTGGGAGCCGGGGATGAGCATCACGGCGACTGCGAATGGGGACTATCACGGCCCCTCACCCAAGATAGACCGCTTGGTCTACGAAGGAGTCGCTGATTCACAGACACGCCGTCTCAAGCTCCAAAACGACGAGCTCGATATGGCACGGATTTTGCCGAATCACACGGTTGAGCAGATACAGCAGACAGAGAATCTGAAGGCGTACACCTACGAGATTCCTCGCTCGCGGTACCTGGTCTTCGATACGACCTCGGAACCGTTTGACGACCGACGTGTTCGGCAGGCGGTCATGCACGCCATCGATGGGCAAGCGCTTGTGGAATCGATTCTCGAAGGGCTCGGGTCGGCGGCGACCGGCCCGTTCCCACCCGAGATGACCTCGTGGGCGAACGACGACCTCGAACCATACGAGTACGCGCCGGAAAAAGCGGGCGAACTCCTCACGGAGGCTGGCTGGCGAATGGTGGATGGGACACGCCAACGGGACGGTGTCCCGCTCGACGTTGATATCTGGACGTACGAATCTCGGCCGCTTCTTTCCCCTCTCGCGCAGGTTCTCCAGGCGAAATTAGGCGAGGTCGGCTTCGACGTCTCCATTCTGACGATGGAGCCAGCAACGATTAGAGAGCGGGCAAATTCCGAAGCGTTCGGGATGGTGCTGTGGTCGAACTCGGTCCTGTGGTATCCCGACCCTGATCGGTTGACGGATTTCGTACACTCCAGTGAGGCGACAATGTTCAGCGGCTACGAAAACCCCGAAGTCGATGCGCTCCTCGAACAGGGGCGAAGGACGCCGAAGTACGAGGAGCGCAAGCAGATATACGACGACGTACAGGCGATACTTCAACGCGACGTGCCGATTGGGTGGCTGACGTACTACACGAACGTCGTCGGGACGCGCGCAGACGTGACAGGATATCGGCCGCATCCGACAGAGGCGTCGTATCATCTCGAAACCGTGAACAAATAA